The window ATACCCAGAGCTTAAAAAGAGCCCTGTTCCAATAACGCCGCCTAGAGAAAGCATGAACAGGTGGCGGCTCGTCATTTTTCGTTGATATTGTTGTGACTGATCTTTTGCTTGTTCCATGTCTTCCCGCCCTTTTGCTTAGAAGTATGTGTGATGATTCGTGGTGCTATGATGTGGTTTGTTTTAAGATGTCCGTGATATCTTCTGGGGTCGTCCGGCAGCAGCCGCCGATGATATGCGCGCCGTCTTTGTACCATTGATGCGCACATTCACCAAATGTATGCTGAGATGTATCCCCGCTCCATACCTTTTCTTCAGGATCATATAATTCTCCTGAGTTTGGATACACGACAATCGGCTTGCTCGTCCCCTTTTTCATCTCTTGAATGAGAGAAGAGATAAATTGCGGCGGCGTACAGTTTACACCAACAGCAGCGATCTGTTCATAAGGTTCCAATGCTTGTACACATTCTCTGAGCAAATCACCTTCACTAATGTGAAGATCGTCCTTTGCGCTGAATGTGATCCAAGCAGATACACCCCTGAATTCATTTTGCAGCAGCTTTGCGATAGCCGTTGCTTCAATCAGACAAGGGATCGTTTCACATGCAAGAATGTCTGCACCAGCTTCTACTAATGCCTGAATTCTTGGTCTGTGAAAATCAATGAGTGCCTGCTCCGTGAGTCCGTAATTTCCCTTATATTCTGAACCATCAGACAAATAAGCACCGAATGGCCCCACAGATCCTGCGACAAATGGTTTTGTCCGCCCTTTACGATGCGCTTCATCCTGCCAAAAAAGATCGCGTGCCTCTTTTGCTAAAGTGACAGATCGTTTCATTAGTTCAATGGCTTCTTCTTTTGTATAGCCTTTTTCAGCGAAGCCATCAATCGTTGTTTGGTAGCTCGCTGTTGTGGCACAGTCAGCTCCGGCTTGGAAGTAATCCAAGTGTACTTGCTGAATCAATTCTGGCTGTTCAATGAGTATTTTGGCTGACCATAAACGATCGTTTAAATCGCATCCCTTTCGTTCAAGCTCCGTTGCAAGTGCACCGTCTAAAACCAAAGGTGCGTGAGGCTGTAAACGGCTTTGAATAGGATTCATCGGAATCGAACACCCTCCTTTTTAGTTGGAAATGATGGATATGATATGAGGCAGTAGTTTAAATGACTAAAGTGTTTTTGTCAAGGAGAGGAAAAAGCATGATATCGCGGAAAAACCTTGAAAACATGCGGGTTTCGGTGCATAAAGATGCAGTCAAAATAATAGAAAACCAAGTCATTGACAGCCTCTAAAAAGAGATATATATTATGGAAAGGCTCATTTCAGAAAGCTTCATCAAAAGGCGCTGTCTTTTGATTTTTATTTTGTCCAACGACTGTCTTCTTTCGTGCAGAAAGAGGGTTTTTTATATGCTTAGAAAAGGAGGAAAGAAGAAATTGAAAAAATGTGTAAAAGATTTGGCTATGATTCTGATTGGTTCTTTTTTATTTGCTGCAGCAGTGAACATGTTTGTCATTCCACTTGAATTTGGTGAAGGCGGTGTAACGGGGCTGTCCATCATTTTCTATTATTTGTTTGAAATTGCACCATGGCTGACGAACCTGGTGTTTAATGCCATCCTGCTGCTTGTGGGGTATAAATATTTGGACAAGAAGACGACGATTTATACTGTGGTTGCCGTCGCAAGTAACTCCCTATTTTTACACCTGACCACAACATGGGTCGTGAATGTACATGAATTGATCATTGGAGCGATTTTCGCAGGAATTATCATCGGTATTGGAATTGGTCTTGTGCTAAGAGCAGGCGGTACAACGGCGGGTTCTGCCATACTCGGAAGAATTGCCAACAAGTATTTAGACTGGAACGTGAGCTATGCCATCTTGTTCTTTGATCTGATCGTCGTATTTGCTTCCTACTTTATTATTGGTGCGGAAAAATTAATGTTCACCATTGTGATGCTGTACGTGGCAACAAAGGTGATGGACTTCGTGATAGAAGGGCTTAACACGAAAAAGGCAGTAACGATTATTTCTTCATGCAAAGATGATATTGCTGAAGAAATCAATCACACTTTGGATCGAGGCGTGACGATTTTAAACGGACGCGGTCATTATTCAAAGGAATCGAAGGAGATTCTCTACGCAGTTATTCAAAAGCAAGAGCTCATGCGCCTAAAGAAAATCATCAAGAAAATTGATCGAGACGCATTCGTTGTTGTCCATGACGTGCGTGATGTGTTCGGAGAAGGATTTGTGAATATATAAACCTGAAAAGACCTTAACCGGGTCTTTTTTTATGCTCTATACCTCTTGTCACATTATACTATGTATTGTATAGTATAAATGGTTAGGAGTTGTAATTATGAATGCACAATTAAAAAAAGGTTTGCTGGAATTCTGTGTACTGGCGGTATTAAAGAAAGGCGATTCCTATGGTTATCAAATTATTAAAGATATGTCCCATTGTATTGAGATTTCAGAATCGACATTATATCCGATATTAAAGCGGTTAGAGCAAAACAACTATGTGGAGACCTATTCCCAGGAACATAACAGTCGATTAAGAAAGTACTACCGAATGACAAATAGCGGCCGTGAGCATATGGCGCAGTTTTTAGCGGAATGGGATCAAGTGATGGCGATTTACGACTTTATTTCTGGAGGACAGGGCAATGAATAAAAAAGAATTTTTAGCCAGCTTAGAGAAGCACCTGCATCGTCTAGGCGAAAAAGAAAGTGATCGGTTCATCGAATATTACGATGAAATGATCGAGGATTATCAGGAAGATGGCTATAGCGAACAGGAAGCTGTTCATCAAGTGGGTCAGCCTTCAATCATCGCTGAGGGGA is drawn from Bacillus pumilus and contains these coding sequences:
- the mmuM gene encoding homocysteine S-methyltransferase, with the protein product MNPIQSRLQPHAPLVLDGALATELERKGCDLNDRLWSAKILIEQPELIQQVHLDYFQAGADCATTASYQTTIDGFAEKGYTKEEAIELMKRSVTLAKEARDLFWQDEAHRKGRTKPFVAGSVGPFGAYLSDGSEYKGNYGLTEQALIDFHRPRIQALVEAGADILACETIPCLIEATAIAKLLQNEFRGVSAWITFSAKDDLHISEGDLLRECVQALEPYEQIAAVGVNCTPPQFISSLIQEMKKGTSKPIVVYPNSGELYDPEEKVWSGDTSQHTFGECAHQWYKDGAHIIGGCCRTTPEDITDILKQTTS
- a CDS encoding YitT family protein, which codes for MKKCVKDLAMILIGSFLFAAAVNMFVIPLEFGEGGVTGLSIIFYYLFEIAPWLTNLVFNAILLLVGYKYLDKKTTIYTVVAVASNSLFLHLTTTWVVNVHELIIGAIFAGIIIGIGIGLVLRAGGTTAGSAILGRIANKYLDWNVSYAILFFDLIVVFASYFIIGAEKLMFTIVMLYVATKVMDFVIEGLNTKKAVTIISSCKDDIAEEINHTLDRGVTILNGRGHYSKESKEILYAVIQKQELMRLKKIIKKIDRDAFVVVHDVRDVFGEGFVNI
- a CDS encoding PadR family transcriptional regulator, which produces MNAQLKKGLLEFCVLAVLKKGDSYGYQIIKDMSHCIEISESTLYPILKRLEQNNYVETYSQEHNSRLRKYYRMTNSGREHMAQFLAEWDQVMAIYDFISGGQGNE